AGCTCGACGAGGTGGTGACCGAGCTGCGTGAGCACCACGAGCGGCTCACGACGTCGGTGGAGCAGGCGGAGGCCGAGCTCGCCGGGCTGATGCGTGACGCCGGCGACGGCGCCGGTCACGACCAGGCGGACGTCGGCGCGTCCAGCTTCGAGCGCGACCACGAGCTCACCGTCCTCGCCAAGGAGCGCGAGATGCTGGTCCAGCTCGAGCGCGCGCTGACCCGCATCGACGACGGCACCTACGGGGTGTGCGAGTCGTGCGGCAACCCGATCGGCAAGAATCGGTTGATGGCGGTGCCGCATGCCACACTGTGCATGTCATGCAAGCAGCGCGAGGAGCGTCGCTGAACCCCAGCGACCAGACCGACCAGGGGCCGTCCGGTCGCCGCTCCGGCGCCCGGCTCGTGTTCGTCGCCGTTGCCGTCCTGGCCTACGCGCTGGACCTCGGCACCAAGCAGTGGGCGCTCGCGGCGCTCGCCGACGGCGACGTGCCGCTCCTCGGCGACTGGTTCACCCTGCACCTGACCTTCAACCCCGGTGCGGCGTTCAGCACCGGCACCGACTTCACCATCGTCTTCACCTGCCTGGCCATCGTGGCCGTCGTCGTGGTGCTGTGGCTGAGCCGCCGGCTCGCCAGCACCGGGTGGGCGTTGGCCCTGGGTCTGCTGCTCGGTGGTGTCGGCGGCAACCTGACCGACCGCCTGGTGCGCGACCCCGAGCCCCTGCACGGACACGTCGTCGACTTCCTGATGCTGCCGAACTGGCCGGTCTTCAACATCGCCGACGTGTGCATCAACGTCGCCGCCGGCCTGATCATCCTGCAGACCTTCCGCGGGATCGCGCTGGACGGCACCCGCGATGCCGAGCGCTCGCACCCCGACGAGCAGGACGGGTGACTGCGGCGATGGGGGGCCACGCCGACCAGCGCACGGTGTTCGTGCCCGACGGTCTCGCCGGCGAGCGGGTGGACGCCGCCATGGCGCGGATGTTCGGCTTCTCCCGGACCCGCGCGGCGGACCTGATCACCGCCGGCCTCGTGCAGGTCGACGGCGCCGCGGTGGGCAAGAGCGACCGCGTCGACGCCGGTGCGATGCTGGACGTGACCATCCCGGTCGAGGCCGACCCCCTCGAGGTGGTGCCCGAGATCGTCGAGGGCATCCGGATCATCCACGACGACGACGCGATCGTGGTCATCGACAAGCCCGTCGGCGTCGCGGTGCACCCCTCGCCCGGCTGGACCGGCCCGACCGTGGTGGGGCACCTCGCGGGCGCCGGGTTCCGCATCTCCACCAGCGGCGCCAGTGAGCGGCAGGGCATCGTGCAGCGCCTCGACGTCGGCACCAGCGGCGTGATGGTGATCTGCAAGTCGGAGCACGCGTACTCCGTGCTGAAGAACGCCTTCCGCCACCGCACGGTCGACAAGACCTACCACGCCCTCGTGCAGGGCCACCCGGACCCGCTGGCCGGCACCGTCGACGCGCCGATCGGCCGTCACCCGCACCACGACTACAAGTTCGCGGTGATGGCCGACGGCCGGCACAGCGTCACCCACTACGAGACGCTCGAGGCCCACCGGTTCGCCAGCCTGCTCGAGATCCACCTCGAGACCGGTCGCACCCACCAGATCCGCGTCCACATGAGCGCGCTCAAGCATCCCTGCGTGGGCGACCTCACCTACGGCGCCGACCCGGTGCTCGCCAAGCGGGTCGGGCTGGAGCGCCAGTGGCTGCACGCGATGCGCCTCGGGTTCGAGCACCCGGAGTCGGGGGAGTACGTCACCTACGAGTCCACCTACCCCGACGACCTCGCCCACGCCCTCGAGGTCGTCCGTGACGGCGCCTGACCTGACCCTGCGCCCAGCGGGCGTCGGTGACCTCGAGCAGGTGGCGACCGTCCACCTCGCGGCCCGCGCCGCCGCGGTCCCCGCGATGCCCCCGGGCGTGCACACCGACGAGGAGGTGCGCGCCTGGGTCGCCGGGTGGGACCTGTCGGACCACGACGTCTGGGTCGCCCTGGCCGGCGGCAGCGTCGTGGGCTACGCCCGCTTCACCTCGACGTGGCTCGACGACCTCTACGTCTCCCCGGCGTGGCAGGGCAGCGGCGTGGGCTCCGCGCTGTTCGACGTGGTCACCGGCCAGCGCCCTGACGGCTTCTGCCTCTGGGTCTTCGAGTCCAACCGGCCGGCCCGCGCCTTCTACCTCCGCCGCGGCTGCATCGAGCTCGAGCGCACCGACGGCAGCGGCAACGAGGAGCGGTCACCCGACGTGCGGGTGGCCTGGCCCGGAGCCGACGCGGTGACGTTCCTGCGCGGCCTGATCGACGAGGCCGACCTGGTCCTAGGCGACGTGCTCGCGCGGCGTACGGCGCTGACCCGCGCCGTGCAGTCGGTGAAGCCGACGGCCGAGCGTGACCCGGCCCGGGAGGCCGAGATCGCCCGCCGGGTCGCCGCGGTGGTCCCCGAGCTCGGGGAGGAGCGGGTCGCCCGGATCGTCGACGTGATCATCGGCGCCTCGCTCGAGGTCGCCCGTGGCGACGGTGGAGCCGTGGACCGCTAGGTCCGGCCAGGCGCTCCACCGTCCGCCGTTCGCCCTGGGGCACGATGGTGCGATGCTGCCGAGCCCGGGGGAGGTCCTCCACTTCAGCGAGGACCCGTCGATCGCGGTGTTCGAGCCGCACGTCGCCGCGACCGCGCAGCAGCCGGAGTCGTACGTCTGGGCCGTCGACGCGCTCAACAGCCCCTGCTACTGGTTCCCCCGCCAGTGCCCGCGGGTGTGCTCGTGGGTCCAGGTCGACGGACGCGCCGAGGACCGGGTGCACGCGGTCGAGGAGGCGTGGCTGGCGACCGTGCGCGTGACCCGCCTGTGGGCCTATCGCTTCGACGCCTCGACCTTCCGGCCGTTCGGCGAGCGGCCGCACGCGTGGGTCGCCACCGTCCCGGTCGAGCCGCTCGGACCACCGGTCGAGGTCGGCGACCTCGTGGCGCTGCACGAGGCGCACGGCATCGACCTGCGCGTGCTGCCCGAGCTCGAGCCCTACTTCGCGCAGGTCCGCGCGGCAGGCCGGGAGTTCTCCGGGATCCGGATGGGCAACGCGCGCATCGGCCCGGCCGGACCGTTCGCGACCCGCCGCTGACCTCGAGGTGCCGCGAGTTGTCAGGCTCTCGCTGAACTTGTCGGCCCGTGCACGGCCTGACATGTTCAGCGATCCCCGGTCAGCCGGGGATCGCTGAACGACACGACGGCCCGGTCCGGCACGATGGCCGCATGCTGCTGCACGACGACGTGAGCGAGGAGTACCGGGACTTCGCCACCTACGCGGCCGGCGACTCGCCGTGCTTCGAGGAGTGGGCGCTCGGTGTGGTCGAGGACGCGGAGGTGCTGGCCTGGCTGGGCACGCTGCCGCCGGTGAAGCGGCAGCCCAACCTCGTCTTCGCCGCCGCGCGCTGGCACGGTGCGCCCGCGCCGGGCCCGTACGCCGGGCTGCGCCGCGTGCTCGTGGAGCAGGAGGCCGAGGTCCGCAGCACGGTGATGGGCCGCGCCACCCAGACCAACGAGGTCGGCCGCCTCGCGACCCTCACCCCGGTGCTGGCGCTGGTGGAGGGCCCGCTGGCGCTGGTCGAGGTCGGCGCCAGCGCCGGGCTCTGCCAGTTCCCGGACCGCTACGACTACGACTGGGCGCCGGTCGGTTCGCTGCGGGGGAGCGGCGGGCCGCTGCTCACCGCCAGCGCCACCGGGCCGGTGCCGGTCCCGCAGCGGCACCCGGAGGTGGCGTGGCGCGGCGGCGTCGACCTCAACCCGCTCGACGTCACGGACCCCGACGCCATGGCGTGGCTGGAGAACCTGGTGTGGCCCGAGCAGGACGTACGCCGCGAGCGGCTGCGCGCCGCGATCGACGTCGCCCGGCGCGAGCCCCCGCGGCTGCGCCGCGGCGACCTGTTCGACCACCTCCCCGGCCTGCTGGACGAGGCCGCACCCCACGGGACGCCCGTGGTGTTCCACTCGGCCGTGATCGCCTACCTCGAGGAGCCCGACCGCCGGCGCTTCCACGACCTGATGACCGGGCTGGTGGCCGAGGGCCGCTGCCGGTGGGTGAGCAACGAGGGTCCGCGGGTGCTGCCGGGGGTCACCGGGGGCCGCGCGGTGCCCACCGGGCGCTTCGTGACGGCGCTCGACGGCGTGCCGCTCGCGTGGAGCCACGGTCACGGGCACTCCCTCGCGTGGGTCGGCTGAGGTCCCGGCGTGCCCTGTCGGTGGGGCCCGGCAGACTGACGTAGGCTGGCGTCCTTCCCCTCTGAGTGCCTCGCCGGGCTCCCGGTGCGGTGCTGCTGACTCGTCAGCCTCCTGTCCTCGTGACACCGTCAGCGACCCCCGAAAGGTGCGGAAGTCTCCTCCATGTCGGCCGGCTCCACCGTCAACTCAGCGGGCAACTTCGTGCACCTGCACGTGCACACCGAGTACTCCATGCTCGACGGGGCCTCGCTCCTCGACGGGCTCTTCACCCGCACCAGCGAGCTCGGCATGCCGGCGATCGCGATGACCGACCACGGCAACCTGCACGGCGCCTACGACTTCTACAGCAAGGCCAAGAAGCACGGCGTCAAGCCCATCATCGGCATCGAGGCCTACCTCACCCCCGGCACGCCGCGCGGCGAGCGCAAGCGGATCCGCTGGGGCAAGGGCGACGCGGCCGAGGAGGGCGGCAAGGACGTCGCCGGCGGCGGGGCCTACACCCACATGACGATGTGGGCCGAGACGACCGAGGGCATGCACAACCTGTTCCGCCTCGCGAGCCTGGCGAGCATCGAGGGCTACTACTACAAGCCGCGCATGGACCGCGAGCTGCTCCAGCAGTACTCGAAGGGCATCATCGCCAGCACCGGCTGCCTGTCCGGGGAGATCCAGACCCGGCTGACCCTCGGCCAGTACGACGAGGCGCTGCGGGCGGCCGGCGAGTTCCAGGACATCTTCGGCAAGGACAACTTCTACCTCGAGCTGATGGACCACGGCATCGCCGCCGAGCGGGCCACCCGCGAGGACCTGGTCCGGATCGCCAAGACCCTCGGCCTGCCGACGATCGTCACCAACGACACCCACTACACCAACCCGGAGGACGCCGACGGCCAGGACGCGCTCATCTGCGTCGCCTCCGGCAAGCGGCTCGCCGACACCAACCGCCTGAAGTTCGACGGCGGCGGCTACTACATCAAGTCCGCCGCCGAGATGCGCGAGCTCTGGTCGGAGTTCCCCGACGGCTGCGACAACACCCTCGAGATCGCCGAGCGGTGCAACGTCGAGTTCACCGAGTCGACCGGCGGCTACATGGCCCGCGCCGACGTCCCGGCGGGGGAGACCGAGGAGTCCTGGTTCCGCAAGGAGGTCTGGCGCGGCATCGAGGCCCGCTACCCCGGCGACCGGCTGACCCAGGAGGTCAAGGACCGCGTCGAGATGGAGCTCGCGGTCATCTCGCAGAAGGGCTACTGCGGCTACTACCTCGTGGTCGCCGACTTCATCCAGTGGTCCAAGCGCAACGGCATCCGCGTCGGGCCGGGCCGCGGCTCGGGTGCGGGCTCGATCGCGGCGTACGCGCTGAGCATCACCGACCTCTGCCCCCTCGAGCACGGCCTGTTCTTCGAGCGGTTCCTCAACCCCGAGCGTCCCTCGATGCCCGACTTCGACATCGACTTCGACGACGCCCGCCGCGGCGAGGTGATCAAGTACGTCACCGAGAAGTACGGCACCGAGCGGGTCGCGCAGATCGCGACCTTCGGCCGGCTCAAGGCCAAGGCGGCGATCAAGGACGCCGCGCGCGTGCTCGACCACGGCTTCGCGATCTCCGACCGGATCACCAAGGCGCTCCCCGCCGACGTGATGGGCAAGGGCGTCGCGCTCAAGGACATCTTCAACACCGACCACAAGCGCTACGGCGAGGGCGGCGAGTTCCGCGCCCTGCACGACTCCGACCCCGACGTGCGCACGATCTTCCACACCGCGCTCGGCCTCGAGGGCCAGATCCGCAACTGGGGCGTGCACGCGGCCGGCGTCATCATGTCGAGCGAGCCGATCATCGACGTGGTCCCGATCATGGCCCGCCCGCAGGACGGCGCGATCATCACCCAGTTCGACTACCCGATGTGCGAGTCGCTCGGCCTGGTCAAGATGGACTTCCTCGGCCTGTCCAACCTCCGCATCCTCGAGGACGCGCTGGCCAACATCACGATCAACCGCGACCTCGAGGTCGTCCTCGAGGACCTGCCCTTCGACGACCGGCCCACCTACGAGCTGATGGGCCGCGGCGACACGCTCGGCGTCTTCC
This genomic interval from Nocardioides palaemonis contains the following:
- the lspA gene encoding signal peptidase II; translation: MQAARGASLNPSDQTDQGPSGRRSGARLVFVAVAVLAYALDLGTKQWALAALADGDVPLLGDWFTLHLTFNPGAAFSTGTDFTIVFTCLAIVAVVVVLWLSRRLASTGWALALGLLLGGVGGNLTDRLVRDPEPLHGHVVDFLMLPNWPVFNIADVCINVAAGLIILQTFRGIALDGTRDAERSHPDEQDG
- a CDS encoding RluA family pseudouridine synthase; translated protein: MGGHADQRTVFVPDGLAGERVDAAMARMFGFSRTRAADLITAGLVQVDGAAVGKSDRVDAGAMLDVTIPVEADPLEVVPEIVEGIRIIHDDDAIVVIDKPVGVAVHPSPGWTGPTVVGHLAGAGFRISTSGASERQGIVQRLDVGTSGVMVICKSEHAYSVLKNAFRHRTVDKTYHALVQGHPDPLAGTVDAPIGRHPHHDYKFAVMADGRHSVTHYETLEAHRFASLLEIHLETGRTHQIRVHMSALKHPCVGDLTYGADPVLAKRVGLERQWLHAMRLGFEHPESGEYVTYESTYPDDLAHALEVVRDGA
- a CDS encoding GNAT family N-acetyltransferase, which encodes MTAPDLTLRPAGVGDLEQVATVHLAARAAAVPAMPPGVHTDEEVRAWVAGWDLSDHDVWVALAGGSVVGYARFTSTWLDDLYVSPAWQGSGVGSALFDVVTGQRPDGFCLWVFESNRPARAFYLRRGCIELERTDGSGNEERSPDVRVAWPGADAVTFLRGLIDEADLVLGDVLARRTALTRAVQSVKPTAERDPAREAEIARRVAAVVPELGEERVARIVDVIIGASLEVARGDGGAVDR
- a CDS encoding DUF6886 family protein, translated to MLPSPGEVLHFSEDPSIAVFEPHVAATAQQPESYVWAVDALNSPCYWFPRQCPRVCSWVQVDGRAEDRVHAVEEAWLATVRVTRLWAYRFDASTFRPFGERPHAWVATVPVEPLGPPVEVGDLVALHEAHGIDLRVLPELEPYFAQVRAAGREFSGIRMGNARIGPAGPFATRR
- a CDS encoding DUF2332 domain-containing protein, with the translated sequence MLLHDDVSEEYRDFATYAAGDSPCFEEWALGVVEDAEVLAWLGTLPPVKRQPNLVFAAARWHGAPAPGPYAGLRRVLVEQEAEVRSTVMGRATQTNEVGRLATLTPVLALVEGPLALVEVGASAGLCQFPDRYDYDWAPVGSLRGSGGPLLTASATGPVPVPQRHPEVAWRGGVDLNPLDVTDPDAMAWLENLVWPEQDVRRERLRAAIDVARREPPRLRRGDLFDHLPGLLDEAAPHGTPVVFHSAVIAYLEEPDRRRFHDLMTGLVAEGRCRWVSNEGPRVLPGVTGGRAVPTGRFVTALDGVPLAWSHGHGHSLAWVG
- the dnaE gene encoding DNA polymerase III subunit alpha, translating into MSAGSTVNSAGNFVHLHVHTEYSMLDGASLLDGLFTRTSELGMPAIAMTDHGNLHGAYDFYSKAKKHGVKPIIGIEAYLTPGTPRGERKRIRWGKGDAAEEGGKDVAGGGAYTHMTMWAETTEGMHNLFRLASLASIEGYYYKPRMDRELLQQYSKGIIASTGCLSGEIQTRLTLGQYDEALRAAGEFQDIFGKDNFYLELMDHGIAAERATREDLVRIAKTLGLPTIVTNDTHYTNPEDADGQDALICVASGKRLADTNRLKFDGGGYYIKSAAEMRELWSEFPDGCDNTLEIAERCNVEFTESTGGYMARADVPAGETEESWFRKEVWRGIEARYPGDRLTQEVKDRVEMELAVISQKGYCGYYLVVADFIQWSKRNGIRVGPGRGSGAGSIAAYALSITDLCPLEHGLFFERFLNPERPSMPDFDIDFDDARRGEVIKYVTEKYGTERVAQIATFGRLKAKAAIKDAARVLDHGFAISDRITKALPADVMGKGVALKDIFNTDHKRYGEGGEFRALHDSDPDVRTIFHTALGLEGQIRNWGVHAAGVIMSSEPIIDVVPIMARPQDGAIITQFDYPMCESLGLVKMDFLGLSNLRILEDALANITINRDLEVVLEDLPFDDRPTYELMGRGDTLGVFQLDGSGMRALLRSMQPDVFADITAVSALYRPGPMGADSHNKYARRKNGREAIEPIHPALAEALEPVLGETYGLIVYQEQVMAIAQVLAGFTLGAADNLRRAMGKKKKEELDKQYAGFQAGMLERGFPQQAIDKLWEILLPFSDYAFNKSHSAAYGVITYWTAYLKANYPTEYMAALLTSVKDDKDKMAIYLNECRRMKIQVLPPDVNESQANFTPVGQDIRFGLTAVRNVGHNVVAGIVAAREEKGRYTDFNDFMEKVPALVCNKRVVESLIKAGAFDDMKHRRRALVAVHETAVDQFVDLKKNEAIGQDSLFGGLSEDEGGFGVSVTIPDIDDWDKMTLLGHEREMLGLYVSDHPLLGLEHVLSQGTDCTIGQLMLDEDRAHGSMLTVSGLITSVSRKITKRGDPWATITLEDLDGAIEVLLFPSAYTLASTLLVEDQIVRIKGSLSRDKDQPELRGQEVTAPDLTQGPAGPVVISLPSTRCTPPVVAQLRDVLGTHPGMTEVQLRLLTRASTKVLRLDDNLRVTPSPALFADLKQLLGPGCLAG